The Fibrobacter sp. UWT2 nucleotide sequence AAGAATTAAGCATGATTGCAGCATGGTTGAGGAACAGTCCCTTGAACGTGGGGTTCTTAATTAATTTCGTGTAAAGCACATGGAAGCAATGAGCCTTGTCTCCGGTGAACTTGTCAATGCTACTGGTGTAGCAAGAGCCGTTAGAACGTCCGCCCTGCTTGACCCAATCAAACATGTTTTCGTGACTGCCAAAGCCTTCGACGCCCCATTCCCAATCAAAGCCATGGTCAAGGTCATAGATCATGAACTTCCAAAGCGGGGATTCCGGAGACTTCCAGACACGCACGTTGTTGTTCGGCCAGTCACCGTTATGGATATACATCTCGGCAAGCATGTAGTTTGCAAAGTTGCCCATATCCATCTGACCCGCCATATACACGTAGGCATCGTTATCGGTGGCAAAATCATGTGCAGCGGCATATTCCAGCATGGCGATATATTCATCAGGAGTACCGTTACTTGCTTCGACCTTCACACCCAAATGCTTGAGGAACGTTACCGACGAGGCATCAATTCCGTAATTCGTTTCTACATAATTCTTGTTGAAACGTTCGCGCATGTCATGAATGCCGTAGTACTTACCGTTGTAGAACACCACCACCTGGTTACTACGCTGGTAATCGACACCGCTACCTTCGAGAATAGCGCCACCCACGGCATCAGCAAAGTAGTCGCTCACAAAGCGGTTACCGTTGTTACGCAAGTTAAAGCCCTTGTACTTGTCGTTCACGCCCTTGCGGGTTTCGAACAAAGGATACTTCAGCCAGGTTCCGCCATACTCTTCACGCATCACGACGGCGACCGACTTCTTGCGTTCCATACGGCTCCAGCCGCCCATCAAGGAAATTCCAGCCTCGGCATCCCAAGCCTTTTCCTTACCGACTTTATTGCCCCTTTCAAAATATTCCACATGGGCAGGGAGTTCGCCGGAATCGTTCGGATGGCATTCGTTAGGTGCATACATCTGGTCGCAATCCATATCCGGTTTGCCACCATTCGTCTTCTTGTAGTACTTTTCAAAGAAGCTCGGATCCACGCTCACGGCCACCACCGGCATATTCACCGATTCACCGACAAAGTAGGTGTTCGTCACGATTTCTGTAGTCAAGAGGCCTTCTTGGAAGGCGGCGCAGCGAAGCACAGTCGTCGATTCAATCTTCATATCCGATTTGAATTCCGAAGAGTTCTTCGTCGGAGCAGAGCCATCCTTCGTGCAGCGAACAGTCATTCCTTCCGGAAGATTCTTCGGAGCATTCAAAGTTACAGGTTCGGTATAGAAACCGCCCTTAGAGCCGGTAAAGGTAAACTTGGGAGCGACACCGTCGTAGGCAGTAGACTTGATGTTCGCTTCTTCGGGAGTCGGCTTGTCAAAGAACTTCCAGGCGCCACCGTCCACAATACCGTAGCTAAGGCCAGTACCGATTGTCGGATACTTGACCGAATCGCGGATTCCGTAATACTGGTCAACCAAGTAAACCGTTCCGCTGTCCTTGTTCAGCTTCCAGTTGGTATGGGTACGCGGATGCAGGTTAGTGCCAGCATCGGGCGGCGCCGCATTCACATCGTTCTTGTCGCAGAACACGATACGGAAAGACTTGGCAGCAATCAGTTCATCGCCAAAAACCCACTTCTTCGGCTTGTCCAGACTTTCGACAAGCGAATAACCCTTGAGGTTTGCAGAAACATCGCCTGCATTGTAAATTTCAATCCAACCCGGATCGTCGCCATTTTCATCGAGCCAATCCAAGTTCACCGGGGAAATTTCGGTAATGATCAGGGCAGAGTTACCGACCCAATGGGGAGTCGTATCGGCAGGGACATACGTGGTGTCATAAACCGTAACCGTATCGCCAGAGATCGGGTCAATCTGTCTTACGGGTTCCAATGTCTGGGGAATCGTGTCGATCTTCAGAACCGTATCGCCATCCGGGGTTACGACCTTCGTCGATTCAACCTTTGCCGGCAACGGAGTAGTATGTTCTCTCGTCGATGTCGTATCCTCGGAAGAACAGGCCATAATGCCTGTGAAAACCAAACCTAGTCCGCTCAACAAAGCAAGGCTATTCATTTTTCTGAATATATGCACGCTGCCACCTGTGAAAAACGTTTTCCGGAAACTCCCGATTTCCAGAGCCCTAATCTTTTTACACCCAGGTACTAAATTTAGAAGATTATTCCAAAAAAAGGGAAAAATATCGGTAATATTCTATTTACCCTTGACAAGCATCACAAAGTGTTCTATATTTGGCCTACCAAGTCGGCGCTGTAGCTCAGTTGGTAGAGCAGCGGACTGAAAATCCGCGTGTCGTCAGTTCAACTCTGACCGGTGCCACGAAAAAAGACCTCGAGTTTCGAGGTCTTTTTCTTTTTGTTTTCAATTCCGTCTAAAAAGGCGCGAAGTGTTTAGAAAAGTTTAATCGGAATTACGGCGGTACAGGCTGTAGATCTCGTCCCAATGTGCCATCAGGACATCTACAAGTTCCGGCTGGAACTGGGCGCCACGCTGCTTCTGGAATTCTTCCTTCACCTTTTCTTCGGGCCAGGGCTGCTTGTAGCAACGCGGGCTAGAAAGGGCGTCCAGCACATCGGCAACAGCGCAGATACGGCCTGCCAGCGGAATCTCTTCGCCGGCAAGACCCTTGGGGTAACCGCGGCCGTCCCAGCGTTCATGGTGGGAGCGGGCAATATCAGCGGCAAAGCGGAGCAGCTTGCGCTTGGAATTGTGGAGCATGTTGTAGCCGATTTCGGAATGCGTCTTCATGATGGTGTATTCGTCGTCGGTAAAGCGACCGGGCTTGTTCAAAATGGCATCGGGAATGCCGACCTTGCCCAGGTCATGCATCGGGGCTGCAAGGCGAATGCGTTCCACCTCGTTTTCGGGGAGGCCAAGGAACTGCGCCAGCATGTAAGAGATTTCGGCGACGCGCTGAATGTGGTCGCCAGTCTCCTGACTGCGGTATTCAGAAACTTCACCTAGAATATGGATGATTTCGCGCTGGGTCGCTTCCAATTCCATGTTCAACATGGCGGATTCAACGGTCTTTGCAGAATAAACTGCAGTAAGACTCAGGCGTTCCAAGTCCTGGATCGAGAACACACCGGATTCGCCCAGTTCGTTTTCGCCCTGCTTGTTGATTGCCTGGTACACACCCATCACGCGACCCGCCGAATTCATCAGCGGAACCGTCAAAACAGAAGTTGTACGGTAATGCGTCTTTTCGTCAGATCGACGGTCGAACCTGGGGTCTTGGTAGGCATCCTTAATCAGGAGCGGTTCGCCAGTCCTCACGGAATAGCCGACAAAGCCGGCATTGTAAGGAATGCGAAGCTCGCTTACGCCATGAGCCACCTTGGTCCACAATTCGCCGCTATCTTCATCGACAAGCCACAGGGAGCAACGGTCCGCCGCCACAATGGAGCGTCCCAAATCAGCCATCAGAACGAGCAAGCTATCCATTTTACGTTCTGCCGCAATCTTCGGCATATACGTAAACAAGAGCTCCAGTATCCTTTGGGATTCTACTGCCTGTTTCTCATCCATATCCGTCATACAATGTAAAATTTAGATAAACTTCGCTTTATTTACAACTCTGCTTGACAGAAAAGGGCGAATTTTTCTATCCTTGGGAAACCCTGGAGGAATAGGCTAATTGGTAAGTCAGCGGTCTTGAAAACCGCCGCCGTAAGGCTTGGGGGTTCGAGTCCCTCTTCCTCCGCTAAAAGCTCCCCCAACTCCCCAAAAGGGAGTTTTTTTTAAACATCCCATTCAATGCGGTTGTCCGCCGCATAGTCCGCCGCCGCCGAAGCAGGTTCATCATAAAGCAAGGTGCAGACCTTGAGCGGGAGCGGAAAGTCCCGCCCGAAAGCCGCAAGGCAAGCCGAAGTCGTCGCCCCCGTGGTAAACACGTCATCCACTACCACCACAGTCCCCAAAGCGGGAACCTCCTTCAGTACGCGTTCAAAAGCATAGGCGACATTCCGTTCGCGCTGCTCCTTGGACAGCTTGGTCTGCGACACCACAAAAGTCCGGCGCCTAAGCCACCGGCACACCTTGCCGCCGAAAACAACCGCAAGGGCCGCCGCAATCTTTTCGGCTTGGTTGTACCCACGTTCCCTATACCTCGCCCGATGGAGCGGAACAGGAACAAAGTAGAGCGGCTTCGGGAACAGGGAAAGCTCTTCTCGCACGACCCCGCAACGAACCGATGACGAATGCTTGACCAAATAAGTCGCCACGCCCGAAATGCCCTTGTACTTTAACGCATGTACCAACTTTCGGGTCAAGGGGCGCATAGGGAACAGGCTATAGGTATCCGGCCCCGGGCTCAACTCTACGGTAGACTCCCGCTCCAGTTCCGCAACACATTCCGGACAAAGCCACGGATCCAAATTTCTGGAAGGCTTTCCACAGCCAAGGCATTCCGCCCCGAAAACAAATCGACCCACATTTTCAATCCAGCGCATACAAACTCCTAGGGGCAAGCAAAGCCCCTTTTATATATACGCCAGATTCGTAAAAAGTGGTGAAATTTGGCTAAAGGCCTAGCCGCCTTATCTGCGACGGGCCTGGAATCGCAAGCAGAGCAAGAACCCCACCAACACCATACAGGTCAAGGCGAAGGATCCGCCGTAAGAAAGGAACGGCAAGGGAAGTCCCGTCACCGGCATAAGCCCGATGGTCATGGCAATGTTCACCATGATGTGGAACAAGAATATCGTAGACGCCCCCATGACCATGAGTGTCACAAAGGGGTCCGAAGACAGCTTGCTAATGGAGGTGGCGCGCCACAGGAACAAGGCATAAAGGACAAGCACAAAGGCGCAGCCCAAAAAGCCGAATTGTTCCCCCAGAACGCTAAAGATAAAGTCCGTATGTTCTTCGGGCAAAAAAGCCAAGTTGGTCTGAGAACCGTTTCCAAAACCCTTGCCGGTAAGGCCACCCGAACCGATAGCCGTCAAGGACTGCAACACCTGATAGCCATCGCCCAGCGGGTCGCTCATGGGGTCAAGGAAGGTGTTCACACGTTTCTGCTGGTGTGGTTCCAACATGTTCCACGCCATGGTGCTGGCATAACCCGCAAAAATATTCGCCATCAGAATCAATGCCGTCAACACCTTCGGAAGTCTTCTGCGGAACAAAGCAAATACCACCACGCAAATCAAAAGACCCCAAAGGATTTCAAACACAAGCGCCTGCGAATGGGAGAAAAACACCGAAAACACCGGGCTTACAATCAGGAACATATCCGTCAGGGTAAGGCCCGCAAAAAAGAATCCCACCATAGTCACGGCAATAAACACGAGAGCCGTACTCAAGTCAGGCTGCTTAAGCACCAAGGCGAAAGGCACAATGAACAAGAAGAAAGGCACCACGAAAGTCTTCATCTTATACAAGCTAACCGGATGCTTCGAAAGCCAGTACGAAAAAATAAGCAGATAAGCAATCTTCGCAAATTCCGATGGTTGCAGTTTAAAAATGCCAAGGTCAATCCAGCGGCCCGCACCTTTCACCACATCGCCAGCAAAGAACAACACCACCACAAGCAACACAAGCGCAAGCGCATACAGCGGAATTGCCGCTCGCTTCAACCAGTCGACACGCACAAAAATCAAAGCCACGGCAAAGACGCTGCCGAAAACAAAGTAGACAATCTGCTTGAACCAGAACAATTCCACCACAGAAGCGTCTTCAGCAATGGTCGCAGAATACACAAGGGCAACGCCCACGCTCATCAAGGCAAGCGTAAGCGCAATAAACATCCAGTCAAACTTGATCGAATGGTTAAGGAGCCGATTGGGTTTCATTTTTTCTCGCCTCGCTCAACTTGTTTTCAAAATAAGCTTCCATTACTTTCTTGGCAATCGGGCCGGACACGGCGCCACCGCCACCAGCCGCTTCCATAATCACAGCCACGGCAATTTCCGGGTCATACAAGGGGGCTACCGCCGCATACCAAGCGTGGGTCTTTTCTCCCTTCTTCCATTCACCGGAACCGGTCTTTGCGCCCACGCGCACATTCGGAAGTGCGCCACGCTTACCCGTACCGCCCGGATGGTTCACCACGGAATCCATGGCGGCAAGCAAAATACGGTGAGTATACGGCTTCATGTTGCCGGGTCGAATGATTTCGGGTTCGTAACGGCGCACCACATTCCCCTGGCTATCACGCAGTTCCTTCATAAAGTGGGGCCTATACACGCCTTTGCCAGTCGCCAAGGACCCAATCAGGGTTGCCTGCTGCAAGGGCGTCACAATCTGTCCCTGACCAATAGAAAGGTTCAAAATCAAGCCGCGAGCCCAGCGCCAACCCAGGCGCTTGTTTCTCTGGTTAAACGACGCCGAATCCGGAAGCCAGCCCGCCTTTTCACCAGGGATATCGACTCCGAGGGGTTTTTCGCCCAAACCGAAGCGCCTGCCGAATTCATTGATACGGTTCATGTCGATATCAAGGCCGGCCTGGTAAAAGAACACGTCACAGCTCAAGCGGATGGCATTCACCACATTCAAGCTGCCATGAGTTCCCCAGCACTTCTGGTAACGTGCACCGTACTGGTAGCCGCCCGTACAGGGTTTCGAGTAATACTTGTTCTCGGTCAGGATTCCATTTTCAAGGCCTGCGCCCGCCGTCACCAATTTAAAAATAGATGCCGGCGGATACGTACCCGAAATAGCGCGGTTCGTAAGTGGCCTCATGGTGTCAAGAGCCACATGCGCCCAGCCCTTGTTGCGCTCTCTCTTCTTGAGCGAGAAAATATTCGGATCGAGCCTTGGCGACGATACCATCGCCAAGATTTCCCCGTTTCGCGGGTCAATCGCAACAAGCGCACCCTTCGCCGTGTCGGGAATCGCTTCTTCGGCCACCTTCTGCAAACGCAAATCGATTGTAGAAACAAGGCGCAGCCCCGGAATCGGTTCGGTCCCCTCGACTCCGTCAACGGTACCCACCTCACGACCAGAAGCGTTCACTTCCACAAGCTTCATGCCGTTTACGCCGCGGAACTCCTTGTCGTAAAACTGCTCCAGTCCCTTTTGACCGATGCGGTCACCTTGCGTGTAGCCTTCGTACTCCGGCAACTTGAGCTGTTCTTCGGAAATTTCGCTCGTGTAACCCAATGCGTGAGAAGCCATCGTTCCATAAGGGTATTCGCGGCGGGATTCAATCACCGTCATCACGCCGGGCAATTCTTCGGAACGTTCTTCGATAATCGCCACCTGCTCCGCAGTCGCATCTTCCAGCAAGCGAATGGGCCTCGTCTTGATCCAGCGGGAACGCTGGAATGCCGTATCCAGCGAAAGGGAATCGAACAGACGTTCGCCAGCGGCGTCCTTAATGCCAAGCAGCTTCATGAACAAGGAGTCGCGTTCCGATTTCTTGCGAGGCATGTTTATCGAAGAAAGGGCGATCTGGTAAGAAGGACGATTACGCACCAGGACTTCGCCATTGCGGTCATAAATGTAGCCGCGTTCAGCTACCAACACCACCTTACGAATGCGGTTGTTTTCGGAACGTTGAAGGTTCTCGTCGTAATGGGTAAACTGCAGCGAAAAAAGACGCATTAAAAGAATAAAAAACAAGATCACAACACCGGTCATGTAAATCAATACATTCCAGTTCCTGTTTTGCAGGGTCTCGTTTTCAGACATTCCCTTAAGCATGCTTCTTCTTTTTACTGCCTAGATCCAGGTAGAAGAATATTCCGCCAATCAACATCGTATAAATGCATTCCGGCAACGATTTCGTCAGGAACAAGTTCGTCACCACATCCTTCGAAAGTCCGGTAATGCCATAGTAAATCATGTCGCAAACAAAAAAGCCTAAGCCAAGCACGCCCACTTTGGCGGGCAAGTTCAAAGACAGGAATCGTTCTTCAAGCTGTCCCACCGCATAGCCCACCACGGTCATCGATATCGTATTGGCACCGAGCCATTCTATCGGCGCATACACGTCTTGAGTAAAGCCCGCCACAAAGCCCCAGAAACATCCTGCTGCAGGGCCCCTTCTTATGGCCACCGCCACGATAAAGATCATCACGAAATCAGGGGCCACGTCAAAGAAGCTCAGCCAATCGGCAACCGTCATTTGCAAAGCAAACACGATTACAAACAAAATAAAAGTCTTTAGCCACCCAAAGCTATTCATCGAGCAGCTCCTTGATAATCCAATCCGTTTCCTTTTCCATCACGAACACTTCTTCAAGAATCGAGAAATCCTGGAAAGGACTTACTTCCATCTGGCGCATCACATCAAGATCAGACTTGCGAACTTCTTTCACCGTTCCGACGGGAATACCCTTAGGGAAAATGCCACCCAGTCCCGAAGTCACCAAGGTATCGCCGGCATGAACTCCCGCATGAGTCGGAACAAGGGCCGTCAAGCGAACGCCATCCATGGATTCCAAGAAGCCCACCACGCGGGTACGGCGGTCCATTACAGACAACTTAAGGTTCGGATCCACAAGCAGCTGCACACGGGAATGGCTAATCGTTGCCTTCGAAATTTTTCCGACCAGACCATTCATCGAAAACACGGGCATGTTTTCTTTGACGCCATGTTCGGTACCGCGGTTAATCACCATGGTCGTCAGGAACCTTCCAGGATTATGGCCAATCACGCGGGCGGTCACAATCGGGAAATCCCATTTGTCGTCAAATCGGACTAGCGTGTGCAGTCGGGCCAGTTCCTGCAAGCCTTCGCGGGCATGGTAAGTTTCCTGCCGCAAACGTGCGTTTTCTTCTTTCAGCAGTTCATTTTCCTGGGCCACCGCCTTGTAATGCCCCACCGCAGAAACAAGGCGCTGCGCCGGGAAATAAAGCGTCGAAACCGCCGTCGAAACAATGCTTTCGCGGATCGGCGTCGGAGACTGACGCATCAGCAAGCCGAGAGCCAAGAAAAAGACAAAGGCAACGATACCGTGCCTTTGCGTAAACAAGTCGACAATAAAGCGAATCGCCCTAAGCATCGAACCCTGTCAAGTTAGTTCGAGGAAGCAATCAAAACCGGGCGGTATTTATCCAAGTCTTCAAGAATGCGGGCAGCACCCTTGCAAACACAAGTCAGGGCTTCATCAATCACATTCACCGAAAGACCCGTTTCCTTACGGATACGTTCGTCAAAGCCGCGCAGCTGAGAGCCACCGCCTGTCATGATGATACCCTTGTCGTAAATATCGGCAGAGAGTTCCGGCGGAGTAATGCTCAAGGCCTGCTTTACCGCTTCGATAATGGCGGTCACAGGTTCATTCAGAGCTTCGCGAATTTCAGCGCTGTTGATCGTCGTGGTACGCGGCATGCCAGCCAAGAAGTCATGACCCTTCACTTCCATGGTCAATTCTTCTTCCAGCGGGCTTGCAGAACCGATCTGGATCTTGATCTGTTCAGCAGTGCTATCGCCCACGCAAAGGTTGTACATCGTGCGCAGATAGCGGACAATGGCTTCGTCCATTTCATCACCGCCCACACGCACAGAAGCGTTACAGACAGTACCGTTCAAGGCGATTACGGCGATATCGGAGGTACCACCGCCAATATCCACAATCATGTTACCTACAGGGTCTTCCACGGGGATACCCATACCGATAGCGGCAGCCATAGGTTCGTGCACCAAGTGAACTTCCTTGGCACCGGCCTGCTTGGCAGCATCGATCACGGCGCGCTTTTCCACTTCGGTAATACCGGAAGGCACACCGACCACCACGCGAGGTTTCACCATCCACAGCGGGTACTTCTGCACACGCTTAATAAAAGTTTGCAAAAGGGTTTCGACCAGTTCAAAATCGGCAATCACGCCATCACGCATCGGGCGCACCGCACGGCTTTCGCCAGGCGTACGGCCAAGCATCTTCTTCGCTTCGAAACCGATGGCAGAAACACGGTTGTTCTTGCTGTCCACAGCAATAACCGTAGGTTCATTGATGACAATTCCCTGACCTCCTACATGAACAAGCGTATTCGCCGTACCGAGGTCAATACCGATATCGCAAGAAAAAAGGCCGAACAAAATCCAATCCTTGTTTAAGATTTAACTTCCATAAAAAAATATAGGAAATTTCTAATTCTTCAGCGTGTCCGCACCGAACTTCCATTCCTTCTTGTAACGGTCCCATCCGCGGGTGCTGACGTCATAACGATACTTGCGCTTTTCATGCATGGCGATGTCTTTGTAGATAAAGAAATCCACCTCCGCATAGGCTGCATAGATTCGAGCCTCGGCGCCATCGAACAACCTAAAATCCTTCACGCGGTAATAAGGCGTATCCAGCAAACCGTCGCGGCCCTTGGACGCCTTCATGGTCTCGGCCACCATGAACTTCAAGTCGTCCTGCAGGTAGTCCGTTAATTTATTTTCAATGCGTTCCGTCGGTTCGGAACAGCCCATCAGGAACATCGTAAGAGCGAGTACAATTAAGGAGAAAAATTTCATAGCAATAATGTAGAAAGAATGCATAAGCAAAAGACGCTCCCTTTGGGGAGCGTCTTCGCATTTAAGTCCAATGTTCCAAATTAGAACGAGTAGGTGGCATCGACTCTGGAGAAGATGCGGCCTTCACCCTGGAACGGGTTGCGGAACAGCACGTCTTCAGCAACAGTCACGTCGATCTTCAGGCGTTCTTCGATGTTGATACCGAAACCGAAACCAACGTGGTCGTCAGCAGAGCCGTCAGCCAGCGGGTTGGTAGAGAAGAACGTACCGTCGTCCTTGCAGATGCCGTAACGGTCGGCAGTGTATTCGTTCTTGGAATTCACGTCGCAATCGGTGTAGAGAATGGACTTCTGGCCACCCACGCGGATCACGAACCAATCCCACCAGATATTACGTTCGATACCGAAGCTGATCTTGCCACCGACATCGGAACGCTTGTCCCAGTTCGGATCGTCTTCGTTACGGGAGTCATAAACCCATGCGCCGCCATTCAGAGACTTGTCATAGACCCAGTCGTGAGCCTTCATCTGGTTCCAAATGAAGTCCAGACCCATCCAGAAGAAGCCGCGATCCATAGCCACATTGAGGCCGAGACCGGCCTGAGTGCGCTTGTCATCGATACCAGGAGCCTGAGCGAGCTTCATAGAAACTGCCGGCACGAGTTCACCATCGATAGCTTCCATGGTGAAGAAGGCACGGGCCTTGGCGAGAATGGAGAAATCGCCGTCGTCAAAGAAGTCGTGGCGATCCGGGCCGTACTGGATACGGGCAATGCCACCGGACAATTCGTAAGAGGTGCCGCTGCCCATCTGGAAGTTCAAACCACCGTCCAACTGGACGAGGGAAGCGTAAGCCTTGCTATCCGGCTGGTAAACGCCGCTTTCATCGAGGTCGCCACCATCCTGGTGAGCGATATAAACGTGCAAACCCCAAGCGTCGCCGCTAGAGAAGGTGCCGCCCAAGAAACCATCGAAGTTGGTCACAGTTTCAGGAACAACCACGTAGCCTCTCTTACCAGTCTGCACATAGTCCGGCAGATACATGGCGAGGTCCTGGTTGATACGGCCAAACAAGCCACCGATCGTGAACTTCGGATCGGGATTGTTGTCATCGCCGAAAGAAATGGCGAAAATACCACCGAAGGTCGGATGCTGCGGATCAACATTGCCACCAGCAGTCATGTCGTTGTCGGTGTATGCGCCAAAGCCACCGATCAAGTAGTTGGAGTAGAGGTTTGCATTGGCAGGGTTGTCGAAAATGCTCACATCATCCATAATGTAAGTCGTGTTCTTGCCCATGGATTCCACACGTGCAAAGGTTGCGAATGCAGAACCGACGCCAAGAATACCGAATGCGGCACCAACCGCGGCAGCTGTTCTTAAGTTCATTGAAAAACTCCTATTGAAATTTCTGTTTTAAAGTTAGTTTAATTAAACGAAAAACGCAACAAA carries:
- the rodA gene encoding rod shape-determining protein RodA, whose translation is MKPNRLLNHSIKFDWMFIALTLALMSVGVALVYSATIAEDASVVELFWFKQIVYFVFGSVFAVALIFVRVDWLKRAAIPLYALALVLLVVVLFFAGDVVKGAGRWIDLGIFKLQPSEFAKIAYLLIFSYWLSKHPVSLYKMKTFVVPFFLFIVPFALVLKQPDLSTALVFIAVTMVGFFFAGLTLTDMFLIVSPVFSVFFSHSQALVFEILWGLLICVVVFALFRRRLPKVLTALILMANIFAGYASTMAWNMLEPHQQKRVNTFLDPMSDPLGDGYQVLQSLTAIGSGGLTGKGFGNGSQTNLAFLPEEHTDFIFSVLGEQFGFLGCAFVLVLYALFLWRATSISKLSSDPFVTLMVMGASTIFLFHIMVNIAMTIGLMPVTGLPLPFLSYGGSFALTCMVLVGFLLCLRFQARRR
- a CDS encoding HD domain-containing phosphohydrolase gives rise to the protein MDEKQAVESQRILELLFTYMPKIAAERKMDSLLVLMADLGRSIVAADRCSLWLVDEDSGELWTKVAHGVSELRIPYNAGFVGYSVRTGEPLLIKDAYQDPRFDRRSDEKTHYRTTSVLTVPLMNSAGRVMGVYQAINKQGENELGESGVFSIQDLERLSLTAVYSAKTVESAMLNMELEATQREIIHILGEVSEYRSQETGDHIQRVAEISYMLAQFLGLPENEVERIRLAAPMHDLGKVGIPDAILNKPGRFTDDEYTIMKTHSEIGYNMLHNSKRKLLRFAADIARSHHERWDGRGYPKGLAGEEIPLAGRICAVADVLDALSSPRCYKQPWPEEKVKEEFQKQRGAQFQPELVDVLMAHWDEIYSLYRRNSD
- a CDS encoding rod shape-determining protein; this translates as MFGLFSCDIGIDLGTANTLVHVGGQGIVINEPTVIAVDSKNNRVSAIGFEAKKMLGRTPGESRAVRPMRDGVIADFELVETLLQTFIKRVQKYPLWMVKPRVVVGVPSGITEVEKRAVIDAAKQAGAKEVHLVHEPMAAAIGMGIPVEDPVGNMIVDIGGGTSDIAVIALNGTVCNASVRVGGDEMDEAIVRYLRTMYNLCVGDSTAEQIKIQIGSASPLEEELTMEVKGHDFLAGMPRTTTINSAEIREALNEPVTAIIEAVKQALSITPPELSADIYDKGIIMTGGGSQLRGFDERIRKETGLSVNVIDEALTCVCKGAARILEDLDKYRPVLIASSN
- the mreD gene encoding rod shape-determining protein MreD; translated protein: MNSFGWLKTFILFVIVFALQMTVADWLSFFDVAPDFVMIFIVAVAIRRGPAAGCFWGFVAGFTQDVYAPIEWLGANTISMTVVGYAVGQLEERFLSLNLPAKVGVLGLGFFVCDMIYYGITGLSKDVVTNLFLTKSLPECIYTMLIGGIFFYLDLGSKKKKHA
- the mreC gene encoding rod shape-determining protein MreC, which codes for MLRAIRFIVDLFTQRHGIVAFVFFLALGLLMRQSPTPIRESIVSTAVSTLYFPAQRLVSAVGHYKAVAQENELLKEENARLRQETYHAREGLQELARLHTLVRFDDKWDFPIVTARVIGHNPGRFLTTMVINRGTEHGVKENMPVFSMNGLVGKISKATISHSRVQLLVDPNLKLSVMDRRTRVVGFLESMDGVRLTALVPTHAGVHAGDTLVTSGLGGIFPKGIPVGTVKEVRKSDLDVMRQMEVSPFQDFSILEEVFVMEKETDWIIKELLDE
- a CDS encoding CotH kinase family protein; this translates as MNSLALLSGLGLVFTGIMACSSEDTTSTREHTTPLPAKVESTKVVTPDGDTVLKIDTIPQTLEPVRQIDPISGDTVTVYDTTYVPADTTPHWVGNSALIITEISPVNLDWLDENGDDPGWIEIYNAGDVSANLKGYSLVESLDKPKKWVFGDELIAAKSFRIVFCDKNDVNAAPPDAGTNLHPRTHTNWKLNKDSGTVYLVDQYYGIRDSVKYPTIGTGLSYGIVDGGAWKFFDKPTPEEANIKSTAYDGVAPKFTFTGSKGGFYTEPVTLNAPKNLPEGMTVRCTKDGSAPTKNSSEFKSDMKIESTTVLRCAAFQEGLLTTEIVTNTYFVGESVNMPVVAVSVDPSFFEKYYKKTNGGKPDMDCDQMYAPNECHPNDSGELPAHVEYFERGNKVGKEKAWDAEAGISLMGGWSRMERKKSVAVVMREEYGGTWLKYPLFETRKGVNDKYKGFNLRNNGNRFVSDYFADAVGGAILEGSGVDYQRSNQVVVFYNGKYYGIHDMRERFNKNYVETNYGIDASSVTFLKHLGVKVEASNGTPDEYIAMLEYAAAHDFATDNDAYVYMAGQMDMGNFANYMLAEMYIHNGDWPNNNVRVWKSPESPLWKFMIYDLDHGFDWEWGVEGFGSHENMFDWVKQGGRSNGSCYTSSIDKFTGDKAHCFHVLYTKLIKNPTFKGLFLNHAAIMLNSYLNAKNIEKNRAFLASMLDDSDVARDMDVDAYKERRGSYPHSFDVKGTRLTTWAEERDPKFLAEIQEEFGVGSLVSVSITATEGKGSVLMDGMSLPGGSYKGKLFAGNVVVLTAVPEAGAVFDGWSDGVLEPARVATVEEGLTLQAKFK
- the mrdA gene encoding penicillin-binding protein 2: MLKGMSENETLQNRNWNVLIYMTGVVILFFILLMRLFSLQFTHYDENLQRSENNRIRKVVLVAERGYIYDRNGEVLVRNRPSYQIALSSINMPRKKSERDSLFMKLLGIKDAAGERLFDSLSLDTAFQRSRWIKTRPIRLLEDATAEQVAIIEERSEELPGVMTVIESRREYPYGTMASHALGYTSEISEEQLKLPEYEGYTQGDRIGQKGLEQFYDKEFRGVNGMKLVEVNASGREVGTVDGVEGTEPIPGLRLVSTIDLRLQKVAEEAIPDTAKGALVAIDPRNGEILAMVSSPRLDPNIFSLKKRERNKGWAHVALDTMRPLTNRAISGTYPPASIFKLVTAGAGLENGILTENKYYSKPCTGGYQYGARYQKCWGTHGSLNVVNAIRLSCDVFFYQAGLDIDMNRINEFGRRFGLGEKPLGVDIPGEKAGWLPDSASFNQRNKRLGWRWARGLILNLSIGQGQIVTPLQQATLIGSLATGKGVYRPHFMKELRDSQGNVVRRYEPEIIRPGNMKPYTHRILLAAMDSVVNHPGGTGKRGALPNVRVGAKTGSGEWKKGEKTHAWYAAVAPLYDPEIAVAVIMEAAGGGGAVSGPIAKKVMEAYFENKLSEARKNETQSAP
- a CDS encoding ComF family protein, with the protein product MRWIENVGRFVFGAECLGCGKPSRNLDPWLCPECVAELERESTVELSPGPDTYSLFPMRPLTRKLVHALKYKGISGVATYLVKHSSSVRCGVVREELSLFPKPLYFVPVPLHRARYRERGYNQAEKIAAALAVVFGGKVCRWLRRRTFVVSQTKLSKEQRERNVAYAFERVLKEVPALGTVVVVDDVFTTGATTSACLAAFGRDFPLPLKVCTLLYDEPASAAADYAADNRIEWDV